A genome region from Scleropages formosus chromosome 6, fSclFor1.1, whole genome shotgun sequence includes the following:
- the rln1 gene encoding prorelaxin H1: MLRLLSLIALCAGSVCVSASSAGSAAGLARDYGVKLCGREFIRAVIFTCGGSRWRRAGDEDAALRGADDGVDPFLTGSYSGPADKGDELGWARSSASEGPSKSAASLTDLLKALGDSNGPESGGSSEFGEREQAPGWQRGLLEMFGNLNAPWPRPNRQKRNFSLGLAGMCCNQGCTKNDIGRLC, translated from the exons ATGCTTCGGCTGCTGTCCCTCATCGCGCTCTGTGCGGGCTCCGTGTGCGTGAGCGCCAGCAGCGCCGGCAGCGCCGCCGGCCTCGCCAGAGACTACGGGGTGAAACTGTGCGGCCGGGAGTTCATCAGAGCCGTGATCTTCACGTGCGGGGGGTCACGCTGGAGGCGCGCGGGGGACGAGGACGCGGCGCTGCGGGGAGCGGACGACGGTGTCG ATCCCTTCCTGACTGGTTCCTACAGCGGCCCGGCAGACAAAGGGGATGAGCTCGGCTGGGCGAGGAGCTCGGCCTCGGAAGGCCCGAGCAAGTCTGCCGCGTCCCTCACGGACCTCCTTAAAGCGCTGGGTGACTCGAACGGCCCCGAGTCCGGAGGATCCTCGGAATTCGGCGAGAGGGAGCAGGCGCCTGGCTGGCAACGGGGGCTGCTGGAGATGTTCGGAAACCTTAACGCCCCCTGGCCGCGTCCCAACAGACAAAAGAGGAACTTTTCCCTGGGTCTGGCAGGAATGTGCTGCAACCAGGGCTGCACTAAGAATGATATCGGCCGCCTGTGTTGA